One Acidobacteriota bacterium DNA window includes the following coding sequences:
- a CDS encoding tetratricopeptide repeat protein → MQYAQTSSSRLLKFLAIGFLLLLANSSYLAAFDYPTMFYILNLGLHFALGLLLTLLFRSFLAKNWRGMTGGGKIGSLLLLTSAGLGTFILIFGATRPYFGFGKPVKWAATWHVIAGVFGVLLFALAMIRQRTQQTFARAFGFVLALALLFPLAAWQVQKYTRASLDFIVNPNTAPASMDGEGQGPSGPFFPTSATTNTGGKIPSTFFMTSEMCARCHKEIYDQWNSSAHHHASFNNQWYRKSIEYMQDTVGTQPSKWCAGCHDHAVLFNGRFDTPIKEQINTPEAQNGLSCTSCHSIVHVRSSMGNADFEIEYPALHDMAVSKNKFLEWSHDMLTYAKPEMHGKTFIKPFMRENTPEFCASCHKVHLDVPVNNYRWFRGFNDYDNWQASGVSGQGARAFYYPDKPKKCAECHMPLVPANDPAAKNGMVRSHRFPGANTALPFVNKDETQMKTVQNFLQDKQVTVDIFGMSPGKAREVKEARNRAGEEAPRLASTFAVGEEGMDFGASKVFISEPTEVIAPLNKVENLAVRRGDEMRLEVVVRTRKVGHFFPGGTVDAFDVWVELQAVDNNGKTIFWSGKTEDEANGRKGPVERGAHMYRSLMLDERGNPINKRNAWAARTVAYVRMIPPGAADTIHYRLVIPPDCGDQITIKAKVNYRKFAWWNTQWAYAGVRDPNQKDYSVTKNHDDGNWVFTGDTSSVSGKVKEIPDLPITTMSEDTVTMRVLNKADKLPEMKSVLTKDVRERWNDYGIGLLLQGDIKGAEAAFLKVTQIEPEYADGWVNVARAQIQEGNMKGADEMLTKALQVNSNLAKSHYFYALTLKADGKYDEALQHLQIASAQYPRDRVVLNTIGRVMFLQRKYQDAVNTLQRTLQVDPEDLQAHYNLMLCYQGLGNAEQAERERKLYLRFKADESSQAITGPYRQLHPEDNNERQQIHEHISIPLGRPAAQSKSSGSVAANKSRYKHVAAFPRKPRIVASAQ, encoded by the coding sequence ATGCAGTACGCCCAGACTTCGAGTTCTCGACTACTGAAGTTTTTAGCCATCGGCTTTTTGCTCTTGCTGGCCAATAGCTCTTATTTGGCCGCCTTCGACTATCCGACGATGTTTTACATCCTGAATCTCGGATTGCATTTTGCGCTCGGATTGTTGCTCACGTTGCTGTTTCGGTCCTTTCTGGCCAAAAACTGGCGAGGCATGACAGGAGGCGGAAAGATCGGCTCGTTGTTGTTGTTGACCAGCGCGGGACTGGGAACGTTTATTCTGATTTTCGGGGCGACGCGACCGTATTTCGGATTCGGCAAACCGGTGAAATGGGCTGCGACCTGGCACGTCATTGCGGGAGTGTTCGGCGTGCTGCTCTTCGCGCTGGCAATGATTCGCCAGCGAACGCAACAAACCTTTGCGCGAGCATTCGGATTTGTGCTGGCACTGGCATTGCTGTTTCCGCTGGCGGCTTGGCAAGTTCAAAAATACACGCGTGCCAGTCTCGATTTCATTGTCAACCCGAACACAGCGCCGGCTTCGATGGACGGCGAAGGCCAGGGACCTTCGGGGCCGTTTTTCCCGACTTCGGCCACAACCAACACGGGCGGCAAAATTCCCTCTACGTTTTTCATGACTTCGGAAATGTGCGCCCGCTGTCACAAGGAAATTTACGATCAATGGAATTCGTCCGCCCATCATCACGCGTCGTTCAATAACCAGTGGTATCGCAAATCCATTGAGTACATGCAGGACACGGTCGGGACTCAACCATCGAAATGGTGTGCGGGTTGTCACGACCACGCAGTGTTGTTCAACGGGCGGTTCGACACGCCGATCAAAGAACAGATCAACACGCCGGAAGCGCAAAACGGGTTGAGTTGTACATCCTGCCATTCCATCGTTCACGTTCGCAGTTCGATGGGCAACGCCGATTTCGAAATCGAATATCCGGCACTGCACGATATGGCCGTCAGCAAAAACAAGTTTCTGGAATGGAGCCACGACATGCTGACGTACGCCAAGCCGGAAATGCACGGCAAAACCTTCATCAAACCGTTTATGCGCGAAAATACGCCGGAATTTTGCGCTTCGTGCCACAAGGTTCACCTGGACGTTCCGGTCAACAATTACCGCTGGTTCCGCGGCTTTAACGATTACGACAACTGGCAGGCATCGGGCGTTTCCGGCCAGGGAGCGCGCGCATTCTATTACCCGGACAAACCCAAGAAGTGCGCTGAATGTCACATGCCGCTGGTTCCCGCAAACGATCCGGCGGCCAAAAACGGAATGGTGCGGTCGCACAGATTCCCCGGCGCAAACACTGCGCTGCCGTTCGTCAACAAAGACGAAACCCAGATGAAGACCGTCCAGAACTTTTTGCAGGACAAACAAGTCACGGTGGACATTTTCGGCATGTCGCCCGGCAAAGCGCGCGAAGTGAAAGAAGCCCGAAACCGTGCGGGCGAAGAAGCGCCGCGATTGGCTTCGACCTTTGCCGTCGGCGAAGAAGGCATGGATTTTGGCGCGTCGAAAGTCTTCATCTCCGAACCGACGGAAGTGATTGCTCCGCTGAACAAAGTGGAAAATCTGGCGGTTCGTAGGGGCGACGAGATGCGACTGGAAGTCGTCGTGCGCACGCGCAAAGTCGGCCACTTTTTCCCCGGCGGGACGGTTGACGCTTTTGACGTATGGGTCGAATTGCAAGCCGTGGACAACAACGGCAAAACGATTTTCTGGAGCGGCAAAACCGAAGACGAAGCCAATGGCCGCAAAGGCCCCGTCGAACGCGGCGCGCACATGTATCGCAGCCTGATGCTGGACGAACGCGGCAATCCCATCAACAAACGCAACGCCTGGGCTGCGCGAACCGTGGCGTATGTGCGAATGATTCCTCCGGGAGCGGCAGACACGATTCATTATCGGCTGGTCATTCCGCCGGATTGCGGCGACCAGATCACCATTAAAGCCAAAGTCAATTACCGCAAGTTCGCCTGGTGGAACACGCAATGGGCTTATGCCGGCGTGCGCGATCCGAACCAGAAAGATTATTCCGTCACCAAAAACCACGACGACGGCAATTGGGTGTTCACCGGCGACACGTCCAGCGTGTCGGGCAAGGTCAAGGAAATTCCTGACTTGCCCATCACCACCATGTCTGAAGACACCGTGACCATGCGCGTACTGAACAAAGCCGACAAATTGCCGGAAATGAAATCCGTGCTGACCAAGGACGTTCGCGAACGCTGGAACGATTATGGCATAGGCCTGCTGTTGCAAGGCGACATCAAAGGCGCCGAAGCCGCGTTCCTGAAAGTTACTCAGATCGAGCCGGAATACGCCGACGGATGGGTCAACGTTGCCCGCGCACAAATTCAGGAAGGTAATATGAAAGGCGCGGATGAAATGTTGACCAAGGCATTGCAGGTCAATTCAAACCTAGCCAAATCGCATTACTTTTACGCGCTGACGCTGAAAGCCGACGGCAAATACGACGAAGCCTTGCAGCATCTGCAAATCGCCTCGGCGCAATATCCGCGCGACCGCGTGGTGCTGAATACGATCGGGCGCGTGATGTTCCTGCAACGCAAATATCAGGACGCAGTCAACACCTTGCAACGTACGCTGCAAGTTGATCCCGAAGATTTGCAGGCCCATTACAATTTGATGCTCTGTTATCAGGGTTTGGGCAATGCGGAGCAGGCCGAACGTGAACGCAAACTGTACCTACGGTTCAAAGCCGACGAATCTTCGCAAGCGATCACAGGCCCCTATCGCCAGCTTCACCCCGAAGACAACAACGAGCGCCAACAGATTCACGAACACATTTCGATTCCGTTGGGCAGACCGGCGGCGCAATCGAAATCGTCGGGCAGTGTCGCTGCGAACAAATCCCGTTACAAACACGTTGCCGCGTTTCCGCGCAAACCGCGCATCGTGGCTTCGGCGCAATGA
- a CDS encoding NF038122 family metalloprotease, translating to MKNRLIRVSVSSTILAMLFCFLLAPSKRAQSSERQVEISPDQIQRIGANGYVVKRTGEGSDCRVMTESEAAALMKTRQQIELHPLSADSTNQVQQQQGLKIILRGTSQLDSAANAKQSFLRAAARWEAIIQTPITVVIDVDFGTTFFGQPYEADTLGSTVPQLLGISNQYGLVRNVMISKAADARQAEVLTALPTTILNTDLGATASMAANSPILRALGFLAATADPDGEVQQIGEPPAIGFNSAFSYDFDSSDGIEPGKLDFEAISSHEIGHALGFSSFVGFKELSPTLPILPTVWDFFRFRPGNLALSSITSEKRLQLTGGDQVYFVGDSALGLSTGGPDNSGGDGQQASHWKDDGLTGQFVGIMDPNAGQGLREFATAADLLALSYFGYRINPGASIIELLSVDDGSREEVVALSGAMVVNRLSPSRFPSTLQAVRVQLPLNADGSSAVGQQMRIVAFVDPNRTGQPPANPSLIVDRTITIPALGALRFTEIIIPTPPTISAGDLYVGVQSASASVSVGGDRNGRQQRRSFISTNNGASFQPFVGANNAPLNFIVRAELGSTYNTTPTAIPSAVSPSAVAPGSAAFTLTVQGDNFRTNSVVKWNGSDRQTMFFNGNQLTAQIMAADVASAGTARVTVSNPGGGESEAIVFTITANNPVPVIARLTPDTAATGTQPVTIRVIGTDFNSQSVVRLNGQNRTTAFVNSTQLEVTIPASDLSPIGLKPLTVANPAPGGGISNEANLSVISCSYSLSRTSHTISSTGVTTSNLLTTNGACSWTAVPNSPWITMTNPASGNGAGKYVLNYQIAANADSAGRTGAISIAGQSVSIRQLGKASSVSAASFAAGLAPNSIGAIFGAGLAKGVQSATTTPLPTNLDGTTVTVLDGAGVVRAAPLFFVAPGQINFLVPATAVPGTSLVSVLVDGVSIADGVGNIGSVAPGLFTANANGRGLAAAVLLRIKANGTQSYEAISRFDSVQNAFVPVPIDFGDDTDKLFLLLYGTGISGRSDLSAVTVLIGAETAAVSYAGPQGDYIGLDQVNVELPRSLKGKGEQTITMIVDLRVANAVTASFK from the coding sequence ATGAAAAATCGCTTGATCAGAGTTTCTGTCTCTTCAACCATTTTGGCCATGCTGTTTTGTTTCCTCCTGGCGCCTTCAAAGCGGGCGCAATCCAGCGAACGGCAAGTGGAAATTTCACCGGATCAGATTCAACGCATCGGAGCAAACGGTTATGTGGTAAAGCGCACCGGCGAAGGTTCCGATTGCCGCGTGATGACCGAGAGCGAAGCCGCAGCGTTGATGAAAACCCGCCAGCAGATCGAATTGCATCCATTATCGGCTGATTCGACGAATCAGGTTCAACAGCAACAAGGATTGAAGATTATTTTGCGCGGCACCTCGCAACTGGATTCCGCCGCGAATGCCAAGCAATCGTTTTTGCGCGCGGCAGCCAGATGGGAGGCGATTATTCAAACGCCAATCACGGTCGTCATTGACGTGGATTTTGGGACGACATTTTTCGGTCAACCTTACGAAGCGGATACCTTAGGCTCGACGGTTCCGCAATTGCTGGGTATTTCCAACCAATATGGACTCGTTCGCAATGTAATGATTTCCAAAGCTGCTGACGCGCGTCAGGCAGAAGTGCTCACTGCGTTGCCAACGACAATCCTCAACACGGATTTAGGAGCGACCGCCAGTATGGCGGCGAATTCGCCCATTTTGCGCGCGCTGGGGTTCCTTGCCGCCACGGCTGATCCGGACGGCGAGGTTCAGCAAATCGGGGAACCTCCAGCCATCGGATTCAATTCCGCATTCAGTTATGACTTCGATTCCAGCGACGGCATTGAACCGGGCAAACTTGATTTTGAAGCAATTTCTTCGCACGAAATCGGTCACGCGCTGGGGTTTAGTTCCTTCGTGGGATTCAAAGAACTTTCTCCCACGCTTCCCATTTTGCCGACGGTTTGGGATTTCTTTCGTTTTCGTCCCGGAAACCTGGCGCTGAGTTCCATTACCAGCGAGAAACGGTTGCAGCTTACCGGTGGCGACCAAGTCTATTTTGTCGGCGATTCGGCGTTGGGGCTTTCCACTGGCGGGCCGGATAATTCTGGCGGTGACGGGCAACAAGCCAGCCACTGGAAAGACGACGGTCTGACCGGGCAATTCGTAGGCATAATGGATCCGAACGCAGGGCAAGGGCTGCGTGAATTTGCAACTGCAGCGGATTTGTTGGCGCTCAGCTATTTCGGTTATCGAATCAATCCCGGCGCGTCAATCATCGAACTGCTTTCAGTGGACGACGGTTCACGCGAAGAAGTTGTGGCGCTCAGCGGCGCGATGGTCGTCAATCGCCTTTCGCCGTCGCGTTTCCCGTCAACGCTGCAAGCCGTCCGAGTTCAATTGCCGTTGAATGCCGACGGTTCATCCGCCGTCGGTCAGCAAATGCGAATCGTTGCTTTCGTTGATCCCAACCGAACCGGTCAGCCACCAGCGAATCCCAGCTTGATCGTTGACCGAACGATCACGATTCCGGCGTTAGGTGCGTTACGATTTACCGAAATCATCATTCCTACTCCGCCGACAATCAGTGCGGGTGATCTGTACGTTGGAGTGCAATCGGCAAGCGCGTCAGTTTCCGTCGGTGGCGACCGCAATGGACGACAGCAGCGCCGCTCCTTTATTTCAACGAACAACGGCGCCAGCTTCCAACCGTTTGTCGGCGCGAATAACGCTCCGTTGAATTTTATTGTTCGTGCGGAGCTTGGTTCGACATATAACACTACGCCGACTGCCATTCCGTCCGCTGTTAGTCCAAGTGCCGTTGCGCCAGGCAGCGCAGCGTTCACCTTGACCGTGCAAGGCGACAACTTCCGCACCAATTCGGTTGTGAAATGGAATGGCAGCGACCGTCAGACGATGTTTTTCAATGGCAATCAACTCACGGCGCAAATCATGGCCGCCGACGTTGCCAGTGCCGGAACCGCGCGCGTGACGGTTTCAAATCCCGGAGGCGGAGAATCCGAAGCCATCGTTTTTACCATCACAGCCAACAATCCTGTGCCAGTCATTGCTCGCCTGACGCCGGATACAGCGGCGACGGGGACTCAGCCGGTGACGATCAGAGTCATTGGAACCGATTTCAATTCGCAATCCGTCGTCAGGCTGAATGGGCAAAACCGCACGACGGCGTTCGTCAACAGCACGCAACTGGAAGTGACAATTCCGGCCAGCGATTTGTCGCCCATTGGATTAAAACCGTTGACAGTGGCCAACCCCGCGCCGGGCGGCGGCATATCGAACGAAGCCAATTTGTCTGTCATCAGTTGCAGCTACAGCTTGAGCCGAACCAGTCACACAATTTCTTCGACCGGCGTGACGACTTCCAATTTGTTGACGACCAATGGTGCGTGTTCGTGGACGGCTGTGCCCAATTCGCCCTGGATCACCATGACCAATCCGGCCAGCGGAAACGGCGCGGGCAAATACGTGTTGAATTACCAAATTGCCGCGAACGCGGATTCAGCGGGGCGAACCGGCGCAATTTCCATTGCCGGGCAATCGGTCAGCATTCGCCAACTGGGCAAAGCCAGCAGCGTTTCGGCGGCGAGTTTTGCCGCGGGACTTGCGCCAAATTCTATCGGCGCGATTTTCGGAGCCGGTTTGGCCAAAGGCGTCCAATCAGCGACGACGACGCCCTTGCCCACCAACCTCGACGGAACCACCGTTACGGTGCTGGATGGAGCAGGCGTTGTGCGCGCTGCGCCGTTGTTTTTCGTCGCTCCGGGGCAAATCAACTTTTTGGTTCCGGCGACGGCTGTGCCCGGAACTTCGCTGGTCAGCGTGTTGGTGGATGGCGTTTCCATCGCGGATGGAGTCGGCAACATCGGCTCCGTCGCGCCCGGATTGTTCACCGCCAATGCCAACGGCAGAGGGTTGGCGGCGGCGGTACTGTTGCGCATCAAAGCCAACGGCACGCAAAGTTACGAAGCGATTTCCCGGTTCGATTCGGTGCAAAACGCGTTTGTGCCCGTGCCGATTGATTTCGGCGACGACACCGACAAATTGTTTTTATTGCTTTACGGGACGGGAATCAGCGGCAGGTCGGATTTGTCCGCGGTCACAGTCTTGATTGGCGCCGAAACTGCCGCAGTTTCCTATGCCGGGCCGCAAGGCGATTATATCGGCTTGGATCAAGTCAACGTCGAACTTCCGCGCAGCCTGAAAGGCAAAGGGGAACAAACCATCACGATGATTGTTGATTTGCGCGTGGCGAATGCCGTCACCGCTTCGTTCAAGTAA
- the rfbA gene encoding glucose-1-phosphate thymidylyltransferase RfbA encodes MKGIILAGGSGTRLYPITMSVSKQLLPIYDKPMIYYPLSTLMLAGIREILVITTPQDQAQFQRLLGDGSQYGLRLDYATQPSPDGLAQAFIIGREFVGKDNVALVLGDNIFYGHGLPEDLRRASQRREGATVFAYQVRDPERYGVVEFDGEGRAISLEEKPKLPRSQWAVTGLYFYDNRVLDVAASLKPSARGELEITDVNRAYLEWGALHVEKLGRGIAWLDTGTHESLQQASGFIQVLQERQGLMVSCLEEIAYREGWMSADDVRRIAEPMKKNEYGQYLLRMIE; translated from the coding sequence ATGAAAGGCATCATTCTGGCCGGAGGTTCCGGCACGCGGCTGTACCCGATTACGATGTCGGTCAGCAAACAATTGCTGCCGATTTATGACAAGCCGATGATTTATTACCCGCTTTCGACGCTGATGCTGGCGGGCATTCGTGAGATTCTGGTCATCACCACGCCGCAGGATCAGGCGCAATTTCAGCGGTTGTTGGGCGATGGTTCACAGTACGGGTTGCGGCTGGATTACGCCACCCAGCCAAGCCCCGACGGGTTGGCGCAGGCCTTCATCATCGGGCGTGAATTCGTCGGCAAAGACAATGTCGCGCTGGTGCTGGGCGACAACATCTTTTACGGGCACGGATTGCCGGAAGATTTGCGCCGTGCTTCGCAGCGGCGAGAAGGCGCGACGGTCTTTGCCTATCAAGTCCGCGATCCCGAACGCTACGGCGTGGTCGAATTCGACGGCGAAGGCCGCGCCATCAGTTTGGAAGAAAAGCCCAAACTCCCGCGTTCACAATGGGCTGTGACCGGATTGTATTTTTACGACAACCGCGTGCTGGACGTGGCCGCGAGCTTGAAACCGTCTGCGCGCGGCGAACTGGAAATTACGGACGTCAACCGCGCCTACCTGGAATGGGGCGCGTTGCACGTCGAAAAACTGGGACGCGGCATCGCCTGGCTCGACACCGGCACGCACGAATCCTTGCAACAGGCGTCCGGCTTTATTCAGGTCTTGCAGGAGCGGCAAGGGTTGATGGTTTCCTGTCTGGAAGAAATCGCCTACCGCGAAGGGTGGATGTCGGCGGATGACGTTCGCCGCATCGCCGAACCCATGAAGAAAAACGAATACGGCCAGTATTTGCTGAGAATGATCGAATAG
- a CDS encoding DUF3179 domain-containing protein translates to MKDSSTTVPNPQSINRNRKLAWLVLALIVAASFATVLIPAMLIMPFKPQTPRAVEISYLLKRWSPIVTALAVMISMGLAVLLWRSKRSWWRRGLLGVLLVPAFVTAWFAQQNHFEWMFNPLKQTAFAKAAEVNFVGDKDMVLAVTINGEAVAYPVRQMAYHHVVHDTVGGVPIVATY, encoded by the coding sequence ATGAAAGACTCTTCAACCACCGTTCCCAACCCGCAATCCATTAACCGCAATCGAAAATTGGCGTGGCTGGTTTTGGCGCTGATCGTCGCCGCTTCGTTTGCCACAGTCTTGATTCCAGCGATGTTGATCATGCCGTTCAAGCCGCAAACGCCGCGCGCGGTGGAAATTTCTTATCTGTTGAAACGCTGGTCGCCGATTGTGACGGCTCTGGCGGTAATGATTTCGATGGGCTTGGCGGTTTTGCTCTGGCGAAGCAAACGTTCCTGGTGGCGGCGCGGTTTGCTGGGGGTGCTGCTGGTTCCGGCATTCGTCACGGCATGGTTCGCCCAACAGAATCATTTCGAATGGATGTTCAATCCACTGAAGCAAACCGCGTTTGCCAAAGCTGCCGAGGTTAATTTTGTTGGCGACAAAGACATGGTTTTAGCTGTCACGATCAACGGCGAAGCAGTCGCGTACCCGGTTCGCCAGATGGCGTATCACCACGTGGTTCACGATACGGTAGGAGGTGTGCCGATTGTGGCAACGTATTGA
- a CDS encoding DUF3179 domain-containing protein, protein MWESTVDNRPLKFHLSGINNQNFIMRDEETGSWWQQVSGEAIQGPLKGRKLTPAFWDELTFATWKQEHPEGRVLRPDEKVAAQYEAEDWEAQYEKFRVVTPVDPNDQLKPRTLLVGLQINGQSKAYPVESLQKQQLILDELGGVPMFVLIGEDQKSARAFERKLEDRTLEFFTVTEGSNRQLIDTETGSIWNFAGRCESGQFAGKQLKPIPVLKDYWFDWKIYHPKTAIYLLGERLK, encoded by the coding sequence GTGTGGGAATCAACGGTAGACAATCGGCCACTGAAATTTCACCTGTCAGGGATCAACAACCAGAACTTCATCATGCGCGATGAAGAAACCGGTTCGTGGTGGCAACAGGTTTCCGGCGAAGCGATTCAGGGGCCGCTGAAAGGCCGCAAGCTCACCCCAGCGTTTTGGGATGAGCTGACATTTGCCACCTGGAAACAGGAACATCCCGAAGGCCGTGTGCTGCGTCCGGATGAAAAAGTGGCGGCGCAATACGAAGCCGAAGATTGGGAAGCGCAGTACGAAAAGTTCCGCGTCGTCACGCCGGTTGACCCGAATGACCAATTGAAGCCGCGCACGCTGCTGGTCGGGTTGCAGATCAATGGGCAATCAAAAGCCTATCCGGTCGAATCGCTGCAAAAACAGCAATTGATTCTGGATGAACTCGGCGGCGTTCCGATGTTTGTGTTGATCGGTGAAGACCAGAAATCCGCGCGTGCGTTTGAACGTAAACTTGAAGATCGAACTCTGGAGTTTTTTACCGTCACAGAAGGCAGCAATCGCCAACTGATTGACACGGAAACCGGCAGCATTTGGAATTTCGCGGGCCGATGCGAAAGCGGGCAATTTGCAGGCAAACAGTTAAAGCCAATCCCAGTTCTGAAAGATTACTGGTTCGACTGGAAAATTTATCATCCGAAAACAGCGATTTATTTGTTGGGCGAACGGTTGAAGTAA
- the rfbC gene encoding dTDP-4-dehydrorhamnose 3,5-epimerase, protein MKITRTEIPEVVIIEPRVFRDERGFFLESYNRQNYREAGIDLEFVQDNHSRSQRGTIRGLHAQINHPQGKLIRVTAGEIFDVAVDVRRGSPTFAKWIGAWLTAENFRQMYVPPGFVHGFCVISEFAEVQYKCTDFYDPASEISVQWNDPEIGIDWPLEEIVEPILSKKDLLAKPLLQLMDVLPWSGSRQD, encoded by the coding sequence ATGAAAATCACTCGCACGGAAATCCCTGAAGTCGTCATCATCGAACCGCGCGTTTTTCGCGATGAGCGCGGCTTCTTTCTGGAAAGTTACAACCGGCAAAACTATCGCGAAGCGGGGATTGATCTGGAATTTGTGCAGGACAACCATTCGCGTTCGCAGCGTGGAACCATTCGCGGTTTGCACGCGCAGATCAATCATCCCCAAGGCAAACTGATTCGCGTCACCGCAGGCGAAATCTTTGACGTTGCCGTTGATGTTCGGCGCGGCTCGCCGACGTTTGCGAAATGGATCGGGGCCTGGCTGACGGCAGAAAATTTTCGGCAAATGTATGTTCCGCCAGGGTTTGTTCACGGATTCTGTGTCATCAGTGAATTCGCCGAAGTGCAATACAAATGCACGGATTTTTACGACCCGGCTTCGGAGATCAGTGTGCAGTGGAACGACCCGGAAATCGGCATTGACTGGCCGCTGGAAGAAATCGTCGAACCGATTCTGTCGAAAAAAGATTTACTGGCCAAACCGTTGCTGCAATTGATGGACGTATTGCCGTGGTCTGGAAGTAGACAGGATTGA
- the rfbD gene encoding dTDP-4-dehydrorhamnose reductase, whose amino-acid sequence MKVLITGAGGQLGCALQGSLMAHKVVALTRAEPDITNLDDVRAAVAAHRPDVVINCAAYTNVDSAESDEAGAFKLNAEGPRNLAVVTADLNIPLVQVSTDYVFDGLSSRPYQETDTTNPQSVYGRSKLAGEQAVASLNPRHYIARTAWLYHHEPASAKNFPKTMLAQSHRESVRVVNDQHGSPTYAPHLAAAIARLIETESYGIYHLAGGGQTTWFDLTRRLYQLFSVKTLVEPCTTQEFSRPAKRPAYSVLTTIREPRILLPPWEDGLEQFAKAMLPAS is encoded by the coding sequence ATGAAAGTTTTGATTACAGGCGCGGGAGGCCAACTGGGTTGTGCGCTGCAAGGATCATTAATGGCTCACAAAGTCGTTGCACTGACGCGCGCAGAACCCGACATTACCAATCTAGACGACGTTCGCGCCGCTGTCGCTGCTCACCGTCCGGATGTCGTCATCAACTGCGCGGCTTATACGAATGTTGATTCCGCTGAAAGCGACGAAGCGGGGGCATTCAAACTGAATGCTGAAGGGCCGCGTAATCTGGCGGTGGTGACTGCGGATTTGAACATTCCGCTGGTTCAGGTTTCGACGGATTATGTGTTTGATGGATTGAGTAGCCGGCCTTACCAGGAGACAGATACAACTAATCCGCAGTCGGTTTACGGGCGCAGCAAGCTGGCCGGAGAGCAGGCGGTCGCCTCGCTGAATCCACGGCATTACATTGCGCGAACAGCGTGGCTCTATCATCACGAACCTGCCAGCGCCAAAAACTTCCCCAAAACCATGTTGGCGCAATCGCACAGGGAATCGGTCCGCGTTGTCAACGACCAGCACGGTTCGCCGACCTACGCTCCGCATCTGGCCGCAGCCATTGCCCGGTTGATCGAAACCGAAAGCTACGGCATTTATCACTTGGCAGGCGGCGGACAGACCACCTGGTTTGATCTGACGCGACGGCTTTATCAGCTTTTCAGTGTCAAAACCCTGGTCGAACCTTGTACAACACAGGAATTCTCGCGACCAGCCAAGCGACCGGCCTATTCAGTGCTGACGACGATTCGAGAGCCAAGAATTTTATTACCCCCCTGGGAAGATGGCTTGGAGCAGTTTGCGAAAGCGATGCTGCCAGCGTCTTGA
- the rfbB gene encoding dTDP-glucose 4,6-dehydratase, with product MTTIIVTGGAGFIGANFVRYALEQIAARLIIVDKLTYAGNLASLEETFGDSRVRFIKADIAVKDVMTTIFREFQPDAVVNFAAESHVDRSIDDPSPFIETNIAGTFALLEVARKYLAAQPEDKKRAFRFLHVSTDEVYGSLGETGLFSETTPYAPNSPYAASKASADHLVRAWHETYGLPTIITNCSNNYGPLQFPEKLIPLMVLNALDGKPLPIYGDGGNVRDWLYVEDHCAGILLALQNGQPGGKYNIGGGNERTNLQIVDHICAEVETILPAAENPTLKAQGKRSYQELKTFVPDRPGHDKRYAIDASKIRAELGWQPTYDFESGLAKTIRWYFENRKWCETVLAGKYERERLGIGID from the coding sequence ATGACAACCATCATCGTGACCGGGGGCGCAGGATTCATCGGCGCGAATTTTGTGCGATACGCGCTGGAACAAATTGCCGCCCGTCTGATCATTGTTGATAAGCTGACCTACGCAGGGAATCTGGCCAGTCTGGAAGAGACCTTTGGCGATTCCCGTGTCCGATTCATCAAAGCCGACATCGCCGTAAAAGATGTGATGACCACAATCTTTCGGGAGTTCCAGCCCGATGCCGTCGTCAATTTTGCGGCGGAATCTCACGTGGATCGTTCGATTGACGATCCCAGTCCCTTTATCGAAACCAACATCGCCGGGACGTTTGCGTTGCTGGAAGTTGCGCGCAAGTATTTGGCCGCCCAACCGGAAGACAAAAAACGCGCATTTCGCTTTCTGCACGTTTCGACCGACGAGGTGTACGGGAGCCTGGGCGAAACCGGATTGTTTTCCGAAACCACGCCGTACGCGCCGAATTCGCCGTACGCGGCGTCGAAAGCTTCAGCGGATCATCTGGTGCGCGCCTGGCACGAAACTTATGGTTTGCCGACCATTATCACCAACTGTTCCAATAATTACGGCCCGCTGCAATTCCCCGAAAAACTGATTCCGTTGATGGTGCTGAACGCGCTGGACGGCAAACCGCTGCCGATTTACGGCGACGGAGGCAATGTTCGCGATTGGCTCTATGTTGAAGATCACTGCGCCGGAATCCTGTTGGCGCTCCAAAACGGCCAACCTGGCGGCAAATACAACATCGGCGGGGGCAACGAACGCACCAACTTGCAGATCGTTGATCATATCTGCGCCGAAGTCGAAACCATCTTGCCCGCCGCTGAAAATCCGACGCTAAAGGCACAAGGAAAACGCAGTTATCAGGAATTGAAAACCTTCGTTCCTGACAGGCCCGGACACGACAAACGCTACGCGATTGACGCCAGCAAGATTCGGGCGGAATTGGGTTGGCAACCGACTTATGATTTTGAAAGCGGCTTGGCCAAAACCATTCGCTGGTATTTTGAAAATCGGAAATGGTGCGAAACGGTGCTGGCCGGGAAGTATGAACGCGAACGTTTGGGAATAGGTATAGATTGA